One window of Papaver somniferum cultivar HN1 chromosome 9, ASM357369v1, whole genome shotgun sequence genomic DNA carries:
- the LOC113313062 gene encoding uncharacterized protein LOC113313062, which produces MGPEVVQETTTKIKIIQDRLRTAQRRQKSYADQRRRPLEFQVGDQVFLKVSPRPGIKRFGKKSKLVPRYIGPFKILHRIGEVAYRLALPPSLANIHNVFHVSMLRKYHADPSHFIEWKDIQLNEDATYIEKPLRVVDSKEQVLRNKTIKLVKVIWQHHDTKEITWELESEIREKYPELLDGNFHSSFLYLEFRDEILLRG; this is translated from the coding sequence ATGGGGCCAGAAGTTGTTCAAGAGACGACAACGAAGATAAAGATTATTCAAGATCGTCTAAGGACAGCTCAACGTCGACAGAAAAGCTACGCTGACCAAAGAAGAAGACCTTTAGAGTTTCAAGTTGGAGACCAAGTCTTCTTGAAGGTTAGTCCAAGACCTGGCATTAAACGATTTGGTAAGAAGAGTAAATTGGTGCCACGTTACATTGGGCCATTTAAAATTCTACATCGTATTGGTGAAGTAGCTTATCGATTAGCTTTACCACCTTCGTTGGCGAATATACATAATGTATTTCACGTATCCATGCTTCGGAAGTACCATGCGGATCCATCACACTTCATCGAATGGAAAGACATACAATTGAATGAGGACGCAACCTATATCGAGAAACCGTTACGAGTTGTGGACTCCAAAGAGCAAGTCTTACGAAACAAGACCATCAAGTTGGTGAAAGTGATTTGGCAACATCACGACACTAAGGAGATAACTTGGGAACTAGAATCTGAGATCCGGGAGAAATATCCGGAGCTACTTGATGGTAACTTTCATAGCTCTTTCCTTTAtcttgaatttcgggacgaaattcttttAAGGGGATAA
- the LOC113313063 gene encoding uncharacterized protein LOC113313063 has translation MAELAGSLKTIAKAIENPNKSSHEVDVRRFKKSLGNDFIFHGTEEPTDAEKWLLGIKKELKVMLVSEEDTVRFVTYMFHGDADIWWSSIERMEDVSQMSWERFEELFLEKYFPPTSQDAKCMDFALLEQGDMSELRARKLECDLKGPIRDRVVSHNHNTYAAVLKYALAVEASWAKTLKEREAHEKKKKVKQNPQARHKRPRTESPAKKEKKPGTECYNCREEGHYVRDCPHPQRQRPQNTNQPCNQNVGGRPQNHPSTFAPPFQPRKPNVQGKLNYVAEIRGEAENSVIEGN, from the exons ATGGCAGAGCTAGCAGGTTCCTTGAAGACCATTGCTAAAGCTATAGAAAATCCGAACAAATCCAGTCATGAAGTTGATGTACGAAGATTCAAGAAATCTTTAGGTAATGACTTCATATTTCATGGAACCGAGGAACCAACTGATGCTGAAAAGTGGTTGCTGGGTATAAAGAAAGAATTGAAAGTTATGTTGGTTTCAGAGGAAGACACAGTGAGATTTGTTACATACATGTTCCATGGAGATGCGGATATTTGGTGGAGCTCCATTGAGAGAATGGAAGATGTATCACAGATGTCTTGGGAAAGATTTGAGgagttgtttttagagaaatatttCCCACCGACTTCTCAAGATGCAAAGTGTATGGATTTTGCATTATTAGAGCAGGGGGATATGTCG GAGCTGAGGGCTCGTAAGCTAGAGTGTGATTTGAAGGGACCCATTCGAGATAGGGTGGTCAGTCATAACCATAACACGTATGCTGCAGTCTTAAAATATGCGTTGGCTGTTGAAGCTAGTTGGGCTAAAACACTGAAAGAGAGAGAAGctcatgaaaagaagaagaaggtaaaacAAAACCCACAAGCACGGCATAAGCGACCACGTACCGAATCTCCggcgaagaaggagaagaagcctGGGACAGAGTGTTATAATTGTAGAGAGGAAGGTCATTACGTTAGAGATTGCCCCCATCCACAGAGGCAGAGACCACAAAACACGAATCAGCCATGCAATCAGAATGTTGGTGGTAGACCTCAGAATCATCCAAGTACTTTCGCACCGCCATTCCAGCCGAGGAAACCAAATGTCCAAGGGAAGCTTAACTATGTTGCAGAGATTAGAGGAGAAGCAGAGAACTCCGTTATTGAGGGTAactga